In Opitutaceae bacterium TAV5, one genomic interval encodes:
- a CDS encoding sodium/hydrogen exchanger: MEHYNLIKDLGTVLLAGGLAGIICKRLGLSAIVGYLVAGMVIGPHTPPFSLIAEEERIRELSEVGLVFVMFAIGLHLSLSKLGKLGLATIGATFLGAFFMLNFTLILGHFLDWTAMQSMFVAAMLMVSSSAVIAKLMQEYNLNHDRAAQMALAITIVEDVVAVIMLTLLVSHETGGGGVGGVVGVLGAFVVLLIGGGLLLMPRLLRRLEAKGDPEIQTVVVAGLLLIMAFLTIKAGYSLALGAFLFGAVVAEMRQKNAIEKSFESIRYLFSSVFFVSIGMMINLEQLKEVWLTVLILCTFSLVFRPIACGFALILVGISPREARRGGLLLTPLGEFTFIIAAAGIGASILPSTFYPLAVSLSVLTVLVTPILNRYAEPILKFADWVEPRWVTRAITAYHGWLKQLQSRPSPALAWKLIRGRAFQVGIEVMFVSGLLIFSGQILAALEKSVVSEWLSERTFRYVFWSVIGIAVLVPLVAVWRNLSAMALILAEALGGTGSDRSLPKRVLEHGFKGAAGLGMLYWLYAILPVAALPGWGWAVIACVAVVLAVVFSNRLIYWHSSWEHSVQEVLAEDSRRPEEVRADARVALDESLGAWKLRLEECVVPDAASYAGHTLAQLSIPARFGCSVLEVERNGHLITGAGPDLRLYPGDKILLLGARESLDAVHVFLQARKPHASADDEFGGSVLETCVVPTTLRGGRTLAEWQFARDTGVRIAGIRRGGEQILTPGGSQTLEPGDDLLVVGSLGELRAFRQWLKSAASPAPVAEAGGATEVATAG, encoded by the coding sequence ATGGAGCATTACAATCTTATAAAAGACCTCGGTACCGTGCTGCTGGCCGGCGGCTTGGCCGGCATCATCTGCAAGCGGCTCGGGTTGTCTGCCATTGTCGGCTACCTGGTGGCCGGCATGGTGATCGGCCCGCACACGCCGCCGTTTTCGCTGATCGCGGAGGAGGAGCGGATCCGGGAGCTTTCGGAGGTGGGCCTGGTGTTCGTGATGTTCGCCATCGGCCTTCACCTGAGCCTGAGCAAGCTGGGCAAACTGGGCCTGGCCACGATCGGGGCGACGTTCCTCGGAGCGTTTTTCATGCTCAACTTCACGCTCATCCTCGGGCACTTCCTCGACTGGACGGCCATGCAGAGCATGTTCGTGGCGGCGATGCTCATGGTGTCGAGCTCGGCGGTGATCGCGAAGCTGATGCAGGAGTACAACCTCAATCACGACCGGGCGGCGCAGATGGCGCTGGCGATCACGATCGTGGAGGACGTGGTGGCGGTCATCATGCTGACGCTTCTCGTCAGCCACGAGACGGGCGGCGGCGGCGTGGGCGGCGTGGTGGGAGTCCTCGGTGCGTTTGTGGTGCTGCTGATCGGCGGCGGCCTGCTCCTGATGCCGCGCCTGCTGCGGCGTCTGGAGGCGAAGGGCGACCCGGAAATCCAGACGGTGGTGGTGGCCGGGTTGTTGCTGATCATGGCATTCCTGACGATCAAGGCCGGCTATTCGCTGGCGCTGGGTGCGTTCTTGTTCGGGGCCGTGGTTGCCGAGATGCGGCAGAAAAACGCCATCGAAAAATCGTTCGAGAGCATCCGTTATCTGTTCAGCAGCGTGTTTTTCGTCTCGATCGGCATGATGATCAACCTCGAGCAGCTCAAGGAGGTGTGGCTGACGGTGCTGATCCTGTGCACCTTTTCGCTCGTGTTCCGGCCCATCGCCTGCGGGTTCGCGCTCATCCTCGTGGGCATCTCTCCGCGGGAGGCCCGGCGCGGCGGCCTGTTGCTGACGCCGCTGGGCGAGTTTACGTTCATCATCGCGGCGGCCGGCATCGGCGCGTCGATCCTGCCGAGCACGTTTTATCCGCTGGCGGTGTCGCTCTCCGTGCTCACGGTGCTGGTGACGCCGATCCTCAACCGTTACGCGGAGCCGATCCTGAAATTTGCCGACTGGGTGGAGCCGCGGTGGGTGACACGCGCCATCACGGCCTATCACGGCTGGCTGAAACAGCTCCAGTCGCGCCCGTCGCCCGCGCTGGCGTGGAAACTGATCCGGGGCCGCGCCTTCCAGGTGGGCATCGAGGTGATGTTCGTTTCCGGGCTCCTGATCTTTTCCGGACAGATCCTCGCCGCGCTGGAAAAGTCGGTGGTCTCGGAATGGCTTTCCGAACGGACGTTCCGTTACGTCTTCTGGAGCGTGATCGGCATCGCGGTGCTGGTGCCGCTGGTGGCGGTGTGGCGCAATCTTTCCGCGATGGCGCTGATCCTTGCCGAGGCGCTCGGTGGCACGGGAAGCGACCGCAGCCTGCCCAAGCGCGTGCTCGAGCACGGTTTCAAGGGCGCCGCCGGGCTGGGCATGCTGTACTGGCTGTACGCCATCCTGCCGGTTGCGGCGCTGCCGGGCTGGGGCTGGGCGGTCATTGCCTGCGTCGCGGTGGTGCTGGCGGTGGTGTTTTCCAACCGGCTCATCTACTGGCACAGTTCGTGGGAACATTCCGTGCAGGAAGTGCTGGCGGAGGATTCGCGCCGGCCCGAGGAGGTGCGTGCGGATGCCCGCGTGGCGCTGGACGAGAGCCTGGGCGCCTGGAAGCTGCGGCTGGAGGAATGCGTGGTGCCCGACGCCGCGAGCTACGCGGGTCACACCCTGGCGCAGCTCTCCATCCCGGCGCGCTTCGGCTGCTCGGTGCTGGAAGTGGAGCGCAACGGCCACCTGATCACCGGGGCGGGGCCGGACCTGCGGCTCTATCCCGGCGACAAGATCCTGCTGCTGGGCGCGCGCGAATCGCTCGATGCGGTGCATGTGTTTTTGCAGGCGCGCAAACCGCACGCATCTGCCGACGACGAGTTTGGCGGTTCCGTGCTGGAGACATGCGTAGTGCCGACGACGTTACGGGGAGGGCGGACGTTGGCCGAATGGCAGTTCGCGCGGGATACGGGCGTGCGCATCGCGGGTATCCGGCGGGGGGGCGAGCAGATCCTCACCCCGGGCGGTTCGCAGACGCTGGAGCCGGGAGACGACCTGCTGGTGGTCGGCTCGTTGGGCGAGTTGCGGGCGTTCCGCCAATGGCTGAAAAGTGCGGCCAGCCCGGCTCCGGTTGCCGAAGCCGGAGGCGCGACGGAAGTGGCGACTGCCGGTTAG
- a CDS encoding beta-lactamase, which produces MEIVFLGTGTSHGIPMIACDCPVCTSEDPRNRRTRSSVHVVMDGLRIQVDAAPEFRLQCVRENITDIDLFILTHGHADHVVGMDDLRRFCDRREGQALPVYSTDEGLSRVLAIFPYAIVERPVTAGYAAFRLEVMPPVLEFPQGTIAATPLPHGGVNTLGLVFTERSSGKRFAYYTDCKRVPAAALELARAADVAVLDGLRPQPHPTHMSIGEALAAAGELAARRTLLTHMAHAVEHAATEASLPDGVSLAYDGLRLTL; this is translated from the coding sequence ATGGAGATCGTATTTCTGGGCACGGGCACATCGCATGGCATTCCGATGATTGCCTGCGACTGTCCGGTCTGCACCTCGGAGGATCCGCGCAACCGGCGCACGCGTTCCTCGGTGCATGTGGTCATGGACGGGTTGCGCATCCAGGTCGATGCCGCGCCGGAGTTCCGCCTCCAGTGTGTGCGGGAGAACATTACCGATATCGATCTGTTCATCCTCACGCACGGGCACGCCGATCATGTGGTCGGCATGGATGACCTGCGGCGTTTCTGCGACCGGCGCGAGGGCCAGGCATTGCCGGTTTATTCGACCGACGAGGGGTTGTCCCGCGTGCTGGCGATCTTTCCGTACGCGATTGTGGAGCGTCCGGTGACGGCGGGTTATGCCGCCTTCCGTCTCGAGGTGATGCCGCCCGTGCTGGAGTTCCCGCAGGGCACGATTGCGGCGACGCCGTTGCCGCACGGGGGCGTCAACACCCTGGGCCTGGTGTTCACGGAGCGGAGCAGCGGGAAGCGGTTTGCTTACTACACCGATTGCAAGCGCGTGCCGGCGGCGGCGCTGGAGCTGGCGCGGGCGGCGGATGTGGCTGTGCTCGACGGCCTGCGTCCGCAACCGCATCCCACGCACATGAGCATCGGGGAAGCGCTGGCGGCCGCCGGCGAACTGGCGGCGCGGCGGACGTTGCTGACTCATATGGCGCATGCCGTGGAGCATGCCGCCACGGAAGCCTCCCTGCCCGATGGTGTGTCGCTGGCGTACGACGGATTGCGGCTGACGCTGTGA
- a CDS encoding ABC transporter substrate-binding protein, which yields MNRSSISNLIGLLLLLGCFTFALFKVFSRNRAEASGGEIIRFAHWQLEGGLRKALDQLARDYEKLHPGVKVEQLAIPERTYAQWIQTQLIGGTATDILQLGRLSAGEDEMLARFFQPLSDLVERPNPYNKGTELENTIWRETFVDGLTGGFAYRPNLLEYYGVGMSMFTVRVYYNVSLWKRILGDTPAPRNFNEFLDVCHRVETYAKEKKVDVIPVAGSKANGPQLIQKFVTSQTQKMARATLRNYSMKSEAADVGISYLRGDWTLDTPAITDAFTINREVGLLLQPGYMSITREDASFYFLQSHALMIATGSWDAPSFRQQADFEIKVFDIPIPSPSHSKYGRNVLGLPSEAATNVGLTFGINRDSKHRERAIDFLHYITSKAGNTKFTELSDWLPSVIGVTPPPFVVPFLPRTVGYVDGFEIPIIGANTKRILDNANNTLVQPSGSVDAYKALLRPDLDGAVRQDLARLAHISRINIGRQDLILAAYAELVDHSGKRIAAAKAAGAEAASETAADPKPAVSATADKAGLLAAETRNDATLRQRLSETIEAQNQQEGTRAWLLGELGRPTGR from the coding sequence ATGAACCGCTCCTCCATTTCCAACCTCATCGGCCTCCTCCTTCTCCTCGGCTGTTTTACCTTCGCCCTCTTCAAGGTCTTCTCCCGCAACCGCGCCGAAGCCTCCGGCGGCGAAATCATCCGCTTCGCCCACTGGCAGCTCGAAGGCGGCCTGCGGAAGGCCCTCGACCAGCTCGCCCGCGATTACGAAAAGCTCCATCCCGGCGTCAAGGTCGAGCAGCTCGCCATCCCCGAGCGCACCTACGCCCAGTGGATCCAGACGCAGCTCATCGGCGGCACCGCCACCGACATCCTCCAGCTCGGCCGCCTCAGCGCCGGCGAGGACGAAATGCTCGCCCGCTTCTTCCAGCCCCTCTCCGACCTCGTCGAGCGCCCCAACCCCTACAACAAGGGCACCGAACTCGAGAACACCATCTGGCGCGAAACCTTCGTCGATGGTCTCACCGGCGGCTTCGCCTACCGCCCCAACCTCCTCGAATACTACGGCGTGGGCATGTCCATGTTCACCGTCCGCGTCTATTACAACGTCTCCCTCTGGAAACGCATTCTCGGCGACACGCCCGCGCCCCGTAACTTCAACGAATTTCTCGACGTCTGCCACCGGGTCGAAACCTACGCGAAAGAGAAAAAGGTGGACGTCATCCCCGTCGCCGGCTCCAAGGCCAACGGGCCCCAGCTCATCCAGAAATTCGTCACCAGCCAGACGCAGAAGATGGCCCGCGCCACCCTGCGCAACTATTCCATGAAATCCGAGGCCGCCGACGTGGGCATCAGCTACCTGCGTGGCGACTGGACCCTCGACACCCCCGCCATCACCGACGCCTTCACCATCAACCGCGAAGTCGGCCTCCTCCTCCAGCCCGGCTACATGTCCATCACCCGCGAGGACGCCTCCTTCTATTTCCTGCAAAGCCACGCTCTCATGATCGCCACCGGCAGCTGGGACGCTCCCTCCTTCCGCCAGCAGGCCGACTTCGAAATCAAGGTCTTCGACATCCCCATCCCCTCGCCTTCCCACTCGAAGTACGGTCGCAACGTCCTCGGCCTCCCCTCCGAAGCCGCCACCAACGTCGGCCTCACCTTCGGCATCAACCGCGACTCGAAACACCGCGAACGCGCCATCGACTTCCTCCACTACATCACGTCGAAAGCCGGCAATACGAAGTTCACCGAACTCAGCGACTGGCTTCCCTCTGTCATCGGCGTCACGCCGCCGCCCTTCGTCGTCCCCTTCCTTCCCCGCACGGTCGGTTATGTGGACGGCTTCGAAATCCCCATCATCGGCGCCAACACCAAGCGCATCCTCGACAACGCCAACAACACCCTCGTGCAACCCTCCGGCTCCGTCGATGCGTACAAGGCGCTCCTGCGGCCGGATCTCGACGGCGCCGTCCGCCAGGACCTCGCCCGCCTCGCCCATATTTCCCGTATCAACATCGGGCGCCAGGATCTCATCCTCGCCGCCTACGCCGAACTCGTGGACCATTCCGGCAAACGGATCGCCGCAGCGAAGGCAGCCGGGGCCGAAGCCGCCAGCGAAACGGCAGCCGACCCGAAGCCAGCCGTTTCCGCCACCGCGGACAAAGCCGGACTGCTCGCGGCCGAAACGCGCAACGACGCCACGCTCCGCCAGCGCCTGAGTGAAACCATCGAGGCGCAAAACCAGCAGGAAGGCACCCGCGCCTGGCTTCTCGGCGAACTCGGCCGCCCCACCGGCCGCTGA
- a CDS encoding arginine decarboxylase yields the protein MKSKPSSAWSAERSEELYGFKRWGAGHFGVDTDGLVTVQPLADARSIRILDVVDEALETGLKAPMVIRFQDLLRHRVTQLNDLFRQAIKEEGYKGEYRGVFPIKVNQLREVVDEIIDAGKGYNYGLEAGSKPELMIALAMHEGHNRLIICNGYKDLDYIRLALIGRKIGKKIIIVVEQLSEVDDIIAIAGEVGVKPMIGFRAKLQTRGEGKWSSSTGDNAKFGLNTAEILFACEKLRKAKLSSALRLVHFHIGSQVPNILTIKNAVIEASRFYCQLHKMGFPMGYLDVGGGLGIDYDGSRTNYESSMNYTMAEYARDVVANVRDICDGAGVPVPDLVSESGRAVVAPHSMLVVEVFERINKRETLGRQHQPKEKHKVVTDLETLLRNRSKLGKQERFHDAVQAKDQAFSLFNLGYLDLENRAAAESIFWQICEQIAGELNENGYIPEDLQELKTLLADQYVCNFSVFQSLLDHWALKQLFPIAPLHRLNEKPTVNATLVDITCDSDGKINSFIDLQDTRDYLQLHPLNHKPYYLGVFLTGAYQDIMGDLHNLFGRVNEVHVFLEEDEPNGFYVEEALAGSRISDVIEGVQYQWEELCRRMKTQIDAATKKDLVKPREGVRMTEYYEEQMRSKTYLNITRSRRKPPGAVLTPKAKSRRGKK from the coding sequence TTGAAAAGCAAACCCTCTTCCGCCTGGTCAGCCGAACGCTCCGAAGAACTGTACGGCTTCAAACGCTGGGGTGCCGGCCACTTCGGGGTCGATACCGACGGACTCGTCACCGTGCAGCCGCTGGCCGACGCCCGCTCCATCCGCATCCTCGACGTGGTCGATGAAGCCCTCGAAACCGGACTCAAGGCCCCGATGGTCATCCGTTTCCAGGATTTGCTGCGCCACCGCGTCACCCAGCTCAACGACCTCTTCCGCCAGGCCATCAAGGAGGAAGGCTACAAGGGCGAGTACCGCGGCGTCTTCCCGATCAAGGTCAACCAGCTCCGCGAGGTCGTGGACGAGATCATCGATGCCGGCAAGGGCTACAACTATGGCCTCGAAGCCGGCTCCAAACCCGAGCTCATGATCGCCCTCGCCATGCACGAGGGGCACAACCGCCTCATTATCTGCAACGGCTACAAGGACCTCGACTACATCCGGCTCGCGCTGATCGGCCGCAAGATCGGCAAAAAAATCATCATCGTGGTCGAGCAGCTTTCCGAGGTGGATGACATCATCGCCATCGCCGGGGAAGTCGGCGTGAAACCCATGATCGGTTTCCGCGCCAAGCTCCAGACGCGCGGCGAGGGCAAGTGGTCGTCCTCCACCGGCGACAACGCCAAGTTCGGCCTCAACACCGCCGAAATCCTCTTCGCCTGCGAAAAACTCCGGAAAGCCAAACTCTCCTCGGCCCTCCGCCTGGTGCATTTCCACATCGGCTCGCAGGTGCCCAACATCCTCACGATCAAGAACGCCGTCATCGAGGCCTCCCGGTTCTACTGCCAGCTCCACAAGATGGGTTTCCCGATGGGCTACCTCGACGTGGGCGGCGGCCTCGGCATCGACTACGACGGCTCGCGCACCAACTACGAATCATCGATGAACTACACGATGGCCGAGTACGCGCGCGACGTCGTCGCCAACGTCCGCGACATCTGCGACGGCGCCGGCGTGCCCGTGCCCGATCTCGTCAGCGAATCCGGCCGCGCCGTCGTCGCGCCGCACTCGATGCTCGTCGTCGAGGTGTTCGAGCGGATCAACAAGCGCGAAACCCTCGGCCGCCAGCACCAGCCCAAGGAAAAGCACAAGGTCGTCACCGACCTCGAAACCCTCCTCCGCAACCGCAGCAAGCTCGGCAAGCAGGAACGCTTCCATGACGCGGTGCAGGCCAAGGACCAGGCGTTTTCGCTCTTCAACCTCGGCTACCTCGATCTCGAAAACCGCGCCGCCGCCGAGTCCATTTTCTGGCAGATCTGCGAACAGATCGCCGGCGAGCTCAACGAAAACGGCTACATCCCCGAAGACCTCCAGGAACTCAAGACGCTCCTCGCCGACCAGTACGTCTGCAATTTCTCCGTCTTCCAGTCGCTGCTCGATCACTGGGCGCTCAAGCAGCTCTTCCCCATCGCGCCGCTTCACCGGCTCAACGAAAAACCCACCGTCAACGCCACGCTCGTGGACATCACCTGCGACTCCGACGGCAAGATCAACAGCTTCATCGACCTGCAGGATACGCGCGATTACCTGCAACTGCACCCGCTCAACCACAAGCCCTACTACCTCGGCGTCTTCCTGACCGGCGCCTACCAGGACATCATGGGTGACCTGCACAATCTCTTCGGGCGCGTCAACGAGGTGCACGTCTTCCTCGAGGAGGACGAGCCCAACGGATTCTATGTCGAGGAGGCGCTCGCCGGCAGCCGCATCTCCGACGTGATCGAGGGCGTGCAATACCAGTGGGAGGAACTCTGCCGTCGCATGAAGACGCAGATCGACGCCGCCACGAAAAAGGATCTCGTCAAACCCCGGGAAGGCGTGCGCATGACCGAGTACTACGAGGAGCAGATGCGTTCCAAGACGTACCTCAACATCACCCGCTCCCGCCGCAAACCCCCCGGCGCGGTCCTGACGCCGAAAGCGAAAAGCCGGCGCGGGAAAAAATAA
- a CDS encoding preprotein translocase subunit YajC, translating to MTQFSNSLFIAQTTSAPAAPAGDGAAPGGQPSSPGGGFTLLFPILLLVAMYFLMIAPQRKKQKQHQKMISELGAGDEIVTSGGIYGEITGKKEDRFIVRIADNTKVEIAKGFVQTVVRRASDGK from the coding sequence ATGACTCAGTTTTCCAACTCGCTCTTCATCGCCCAGACGACTTCCGCTCCCGCCGCCCCCGCCGGCGACGGTGCCGCCCCCGGTGGCCAGCCTTCCAGTCCCGGCGGCGGTTTCACGCTTCTGTTCCCGATTCTCCTGCTCGTGGCGATGTACTTCCTGATGATCGCCCCGCAGCGCAAGAAGCAGAAACAGCATCAGAAAATGATCTCCGAACTCGGCGCCGGCGACGAGATCGTGACCTCCGGCGGCATCTACGGCGAGATCACCGGCAAGAAGGAAGACCGCTTCATCGTGCGCATCGCCGACAACACCAAGGTCGAGATCGCCAAGGGTTTTGTCCAGACGGTCGTCCGCCGCGCTTCGGACGGCAAATAA
- a CDS encoding protein-export membrane protein SecD, which translates to MLKHNLWKLLLSLAIAGWAVYELTPLKDRDFASYVPTQASSKNADFRKLVDEAIKRHADGQAASVFVALRDIANQRNIDLASEYFPDVRLESSLRNVEKRNNILLDHLLKKSKSRLQLGLDLKGGVAFTLEADEHALKQSPESERGSKLAKAIEILDSRINGLGVTEPVIRAVGDRRIEVQLAGVNTRDNPEVVDSVKKPALLEFRTVHPTIIPGPGVEAPVGYEIMHVEDDGRGYDPDGLFIKKRPDMTGDGVASAFVTIDEIGRFQIALNFTDEGGRRFAQVTREIAEGGQRAGREGGRLAIVLDGKLYSAPSVTKAIDGGRASISGSFTQREALELANVLNNPLDLPLQVKEQYEVGPSLAQDAIDSGIRAAIIGVILVAAFMVTFYTVGGVIAIGSLALNVLIIFGFMASIGATLTLPGLAGIVLTIGMAVDANILIFERMREELKLGKSLAAANRAGFYKALWTILDAHFVQLLICAIMIWLGTGPIKGFGVTLAIGVCSTLFSVLITAHFVMEVLVDGGILKKLPMGRIIKDIHVDFVKYGKVAFVGSWIIVLAGLSVVLYKGQNIYGIDFVGGDVISVSFKEKIDEGEIRTVAAAIGTGEVIPTYVSPIGGGNEILKIETGEGKSGDLFQALVQKYPKAGLEQIGTNHLGASIGAEIKKNALIAILASMAVTLLYIAFRFEFGFGIGAMFSSLHDILMTVGIFVLFGHHFSAPMVAAILAIAGYSINETVVVFDRIREELKLNPTGNLRDIVNTAISKVFARTIMTASSTFLAALALFLFGGGVLEDIAFTFLVGIVTATFSAIFISSQVFYWWHKGDRKNVEKHQDTRPAYDWEATSKVSR; encoded by the coding sequence ATGCTGAAACACAACCTGTGGAAGCTTCTCCTCAGCCTCGCCATCGCCGGATGGGCGGTTTACGAGCTCACACCGCTCAAGGACCGCGACTTCGCGAGCTACGTCCCGACCCAGGCGTCCTCGAAAAACGCCGACTTCCGGAAGCTCGTCGACGAGGCGATCAAACGCCACGCCGACGGGCAGGCCGCCTCGGTCTTCGTGGCCCTGCGCGACATCGCCAACCAGCGCAACATCGACCTTGCCTCGGAGTATTTCCCCGACGTGCGCCTCGAAAGTTCGCTCCGCAATGTCGAGAAACGTAACAACATCCTCCTCGATCATCTGCTCAAGAAGTCCAAGAGCCGCCTCCAGCTCGGTCTCGACCTGAAAGGCGGCGTCGCCTTCACCCTCGAGGCCGACGAGCACGCGCTCAAGCAGTCGCCCGAGAGCGAGCGCGGCAGCAAGCTCGCCAAGGCCATCGAGATTCTCGACAGCCGCATCAACGGCCTCGGCGTCACCGAGCCCGTCATTCGCGCCGTCGGCGACCGCCGCATCGAGGTCCAGCTCGCCGGCGTCAACACCCGCGACAATCCCGAAGTCGTGGACAGCGTGAAAAAGCCCGCGCTTCTCGAGTTCCGCACCGTTCACCCCACGATCATCCCCGGCCCCGGCGTCGAGGCGCCCGTCGGCTACGAGATCATGCACGTCGAGGACGACGGCCGCGGTTACGATCCCGACGGACTCTTTATCAAGAAGCGCCCCGACATGACGGGCGACGGCGTGGCCAGCGCCTTCGTCACGATCGACGAAATCGGCCGCTTCCAGATCGCGCTCAACTTCACCGACGAGGGCGGCAGGCGGTTCGCCCAAGTCACGCGCGAGATCGCCGAAGGCGGCCAGCGCGCCGGTCGCGAAGGCGGCCGCCTCGCCATCGTGCTCGATGGCAAGCTCTACTCCGCTCCCTCGGTGACCAAGGCCATCGATGGCGGCCGCGCTTCCATCAGCGGTTCCTTTACCCAGCGCGAGGCGCTCGAACTCGCCAACGTCCTCAACAACCCGCTCGATCTCCCCCTCCAGGTGAAGGAGCAGTACGAGGTCGGCCCTTCGCTCGCGCAGGACGCCATCGACAGCGGCATCCGTGCCGCGATCATCGGCGTCATCCTCGTGGCGGCGTTCATGGTCACGTTCTACACGGTCGGCGGCGTCATCGCCATCGGCTCGCTGGCGCTCAACGTCCTGATCATCTTCGGCTTCATGGCCAGCATCGGCGCCACGCTGACGTTGCCCGGCCTCGCCGGTATCGTGCTCACCATCGGCATGGCGGTGGACGCCAACATCCTCATCTTCGAGCGCATGCGCGAGGAGCTGAAACTCGGCAAATCCCTCGCCGCCGCCAACCGGGCCGGCTTCTACAAGGCGCTCTGGACGATTCTCGACGCCCACTTCGTGCAGCTTCTCATCTGCGCGATCATGATCTGGCTCGGCACCGGCCCGATCAAGGGCTTCGGCGTCACGCTCGCCATCGGCGTCTGCTCCACGCTCTTCTCCGTGCTCATCACCGCCCACTTCGTCATGGAAGTGCTCGTCGACGGCGGCATCCTCAAGAAGCTCCCGATGGGCCGCATCATCAAGGATATCCACGTGGATTTCGTGAAGTACGGCAAGGTCGCCTTCGTCGGCTCGTGGATCATCGTGCTGGCCGGCCTCTCGGTCGTCCTCTACAAGGGCCAGAACATCTACGGCATCGACTTCGTTGGCGGTGACGTGATCAGCGTCAGTTTCAAGGAAAAGATCGACGAGGGTGAAATCCGCACGGTCGCCGCAGCCATCGGCACCGGCGAGGTCATCCCGACCTACGTCTCCCCCATCGGCGGCGGCAACGAGATCCTCAAGATCGAGACCGGCGAAGGCAAATCCGGCGACCTCTTCCAGGCCCTCGTGCAGAAGTACCCGAAGGCCGGGCTGGAGCAGATCGGCACCAACCACCTCGGCGCCTCCATCGGCGCGGAAATCAAGAAAAACGCCCTGATCGCGATCCTCGCCTCGATGGCGGTGACGCTCCTCTACATCGCCTTCCGTTTCGAGTTCGGTTTCGGCATCGGCGCGATGTTCTCCTCGCTGCACGACATTCTCATGACAGTCGGCATCTTCGTCCTCTTCGGGCACCATTTCTCGGCGCCGATGGTGGCGGCGATTCTGGCCATCGCCGGCTATTCGATCAATGAAACCGTCGTCGTCTTCGACCGTATCCGCGAGGAGCTGAAGCTCAATCCCACCGGCAACCTGCGCGATATCGTCAACACCGCCATCAGCAAGGTCTTCGCCCGCACGATCATGACGGCGTCGTCGACCTTCCTGGCCGCGCTCGCGCTCTTCCTCTTCGGTGGCGGCGTGCTCGAGGACATCGCGTTCACCTTCCTGGTCGGCATTGTCACCGCCACCTTCTCGGCGATCTTCATCTCGTCGCAAGTCTTCTACTGGTGGCACAAGGGGGACCGCAAGAACGTGGAGAAGCATCAGGACACTCGCCCCGCCTACGACTGGGAAGCCACCAGCAAGGTCTCCCGGTGA